The following nucleotide sequence is from Coffea eugenioides isolate CCC68of chromosome 10, Ceug_1.0, whole genome shotgun sequence.
TCTGATCAAGAAATGggaaattttttctttccttttgggGTTTTGTGGGGTGGGTGGGGAAGGCAGATTAGGGATGTGGGGAAAGGACGCAGGCAGCAATATACTGATAAATGGCTGAATTAGACAGTAGGCATTACCCCATCATTGACATATTCCCAATTCCCACAAAAGCACGGCTCTAGTCATTACGTAAGGTGTttctagggataatttcaggaggtttctaacaatttcactgagctcctctaagatttaaaaaattacacataccttccttgatttgatagttttagtaacaaaacttaaaataatattgaattggtcaaatttttaaataaatatccaaaaaatatccttgtgtaatgagttttaatttacttCCCTATAGaattataaaattatttaaTGTAATTATAAGAAAAAGGTATCGAATTTTTCATGTTCATacctactatttgataaacaattataataataattttatcactatgatacgatattttttatagtattttattatgaatttagatttataagatagaaaataaaacgttgaaataattgattcagagtttatgaatttttcgagtaatgggattatcataatttgGTATTGGTTTTGGGCaatttctttttgatttattgttaattttaatactaaaaaatagaaaacaaagattagTAAAAAACATTGGATTACGTATAAAGTTAACTcataaaaaaaatcactagttcgATATTTAGTTACAATAGAAACTAGAGATAATAGTGATAGTTCTATagttttattgacaaaaaattgaaataaaaaggaataagaaggaaaaagaatgaaaaaacaATTTTAAAAGTCATTCTAAGTATAAGTATACCAAATaagggaatttcattaaaatatttaagggtagtattatcattttaaataataaaaaaagtatatataatttttcaaactctaGGAAAGCTCTGTGAAATtatcagaaatctcaggggaggtttctaaaattatccccaTTTTCTACCAACAAGTAGTTTGATTTACTGATGGAAATTATGAGCGAGCTTATCCATGCACCCCCCGCATAGGTCAACCATCCACATGGTGCTATCACAATTattgttttcccttttttgggGTGTGGCATCAATCTTCGACTTACTTGTAACTCCTCAATgttaataataatattattattttaaggataatttttttatacaTTATCAATGTATAATTTTTTCTACACTAATAAATTTAAATCATATCACATAATATGAATTTTAATCAGATATATGTGACATATATTCAAATTTGTTAGTTTTTTGGATGTATAAAATATTAATCCTTATTTCAAGTGAGCGTTGTACGAGTTAGCCAGCTAGCTCCAAAGGTTTTTGCTTGTATGTTTCCTGAAATGCTCCTAAAATTACATTTACCTTTACCGgcagccaaaagaaaaaaaaaggtaaatcaTACAAAGTAAAGCATGAAAGAAAGCCAAAAGCAAATGACGAAGGCGGAGGAAAGACTCTGACAACACCGACTGTTTTCAGGTAGACACGTACCAAACTTGACAATCAAAACTAGAGAAAAATGCACTTTTGGGACCCAAACTTGGCACTTTTAGTCTCCAAATTTCGACGAAAAAAAATCTAGTACCCAAactattaaaatttttgagCACATTTAATATCCTTGGcgatttttttcccaaattacTACCAGAAAAAGTCACATGATAGTTACATGTCCAACAAcgattatataaaaaaatgtcaaaaaatgtaaaatatccttttaataaaattattagttCTTAAACTTAGTATTTAGTGTTACAAGGATATTTTACttaataaaattattagttCTTAAACTTAGTACTTAGTACATGACACTTAGTGTTAGAAggaaattttacattttttaggTATTTTTTAAGACAATAATTGCTGGACATATGACTATCATGTGACTTTTTCTAGTAGCAATTTGGAAAAAATCCGTCAAGGGTATTAAATTTGCTCAATAGTTGAAAGATtgggtaccaaatttgttttggtCCAAAATTTGGGAACTAAAACTACTCATCTGTATAAGTTTGGATGCCAAAACTACATTTTTCTCATCAAGACTATGACCAATAATGATACCTGCTCGCTTATAGCTGTGGATTTTTTGGTGTGTAGGGACTACttttaaaattctcattgctatCAAGTTCTAAATTTGAATCATAGTTGGGACATAAAGGACGTAGAATAGAATGGAAAggtcaaatatatatatatatatatatatatagctacTCACtttaaaggaaaaacaaaaaatatctTTTGGTTATTATGTACTAAAAGATTACAAATATTGTGAGCAAAATTGAACAAGTAGCTTTTCAAGACTATTTACCACAACCACTTTCATGAAccttttttgtttctctttttttttaaagggggggggggggggggagagggGCCAAAAATCGAATAATTGATAGAGCAGTGGTGGGAACCCTCCTAATTAACTGCAGCTGTTCCATGGTTAAGTTTTAGGTGTTTCACCATTCACCAATTCAAAAACATTAGGTACGCCTTGTTAGCATGCATGGTAATACTGTACAGAGGCTGACGCTGATGGTCAATTATTCAGTCACGAAGACATTGCCAGCGATATGGTAGGCATACTACAAACTGGATACGCATCCTTACAAGGAACGATTACCCTGGAGATGCAGAATCCTTTCGAGTTTCCTCGTGTGCTGTTCTAAAATGTAAACCTTTTCtgcttttatatatatatatatatatatatatatatatatatataattgtcAATAATTTCTTTGGAGATAATATAGTGAATTTAATCATCAATTTAACCTGTTGTTTTCTCATTAACTGTTTATAGCCTATTGTCTTCTTATTAATCATGATTTCCTTCTAAACCAATATGTATATAAAAGATAGTTAAATTTAATTATCACACTTAGCAATATAATAATTGGAGATAATTTTAACACATACAATAATTAATTGGAGATTAGGAAAATAATTGGTGAATATAGTTGTAAACGGgcagtttttaattttaattaccaaaattattgagatgtaatttattgaaaatttttatttttcttattagttTCATAATTGAAATGCAATAACTCTAATTAAAAGAGATCAGGATAATTTAAgtataataaaaattaagatCAAAATATGCTTACACACTTACACTACCTATCGCCAAAACTCATTCTACTTCTTTTTAATGTGTTAATAAGTTCCACATCTAAAACCCAAAGATACAGAAACCACAATTAATTGGCTGCCGTCCAATGCTGAATTGGTCAACGGTACTTACATATTTTAAGACAGGAAGAAAGCCTTATGCTTAGTCTAACCATTATGTAGGAGTCTTATATTTGAAGTCTGCCATCCCAAAATCTTTAATGCACAGATAATTAAAGTAAAGACTATGACACAATTCAATGAAACAATAGTCAAACTGACTTGATTACCAACTTGATCCAATGAAATTAAAGATTCTTTACGGTCACGTTTGGGCATATATTTCAATTGTAGTCTTGCTCATCAACTAAAGAGTTACTTTCTTGTGAATATGGCAAATATACCTAGTTATCAATGAGAAATGCCACTTCAAATTGTTTGACTTAGTTCCTTTCTGCAGATATTGATCTAATGTCTTGACAAAAAGTATCGTGCATGTATCTGAGCGAAGGAAGCAAGATTGTCTTATAGTTTAAATCATAGCCGCCGGTAGTCAAAAGATGAATTCAATTGCGCTAACGGATTTTCTGTGTCATTctctgttttattttttattatattgctatttctccttcataaatatcatgttttagttcttttttgtttctttaagatccaataactattaattcagtaatacacaaaatttaacaaactcaaaaaatcaaaatgcataaaaaatgattttttatgcattttctgctgtattttttaattttctattatatattgcttttttgaagctgtagtatttattttttactgaattaatagttattgaattataaggaaacaaaaaagaactaaaacatgatgtttatgaaggagaaatagcaatataataaaaagtgggacagagaatGACACagagtgtgggacagaagatccgttgcgattCAATTGCCTTATGGAAATTGATTTTTTCTTATGTTTTCTTGTTCATCAACGTGCTTCCATTGGTTATTTAATATCATCACTGATCTCACTGCAAACTACTAATACTCGAATTAGGACTAATCTTAGCAGAAACGGGGTTAAGGTCAACCagcaattatttatttattttgtttttttatagAATTTTGGAGACATGGTTAATATATAAGACCGCTATGGGAGATGGGCCTTGCTGCAGAATGCAAATTTTGCTGCATCATCTCCTATTCACATTAAGGTAGCAAATAACACTCACAATGATGGGATTATCATACAGTCTGTTGTTTCTTTTATTCCTCGTTCCTTTCGCATATCTGTGTTTTCCCAAGCTTTGGCTGAGGAAAAAGTTGGCCATTGCGAACAGCAATTCTTCTTGTCAAAACCAAAGGCTTCCACCAGGGAGAACAGGTTGGCCTTTACTAGGTGAAAGTCTGGAATACTTCACCAAAATTCGACAAGGTGTTCCTTACCAGTTTGTCAAAGATCGGATGAACAAGTATTCGTCCAAGGTTTTCAGGACATCATTGATTGGACAGCCCATGGTTATACTATGTAGTGCTGAGGGAAACAAATTTCTGTTTTCCAATGAAAGGAAATTGGTCCAGGTTTGGTGGCCGAGCACAATGGACAAGATTTTTCCCAAGTCTGATCATAGACCTAGCAGTGAACATTCAAATAGGTTAAGGAAACTGCTTCCATTCATTCTCAAGACAGATGTGCTTCGAGAATATGTTGGAATTATGGATGCTGTAATGAAGAAACATTTGCAGACAGAATGGAACTGTGAAGAAGTGAATGTGGGTGAAAAGGCAAAGAAGTACTTGTTAACATTGGCATGTAATATATTCTTAGGCCTTGATGATCCAGAGAAAATTGACGAACTTGCGAAGGGTACAGAAGATGTAGGAACAGGTATTCATTCCATGCCATTTAATTTGCCAGGAACAGCTTTGAATCGTGCCATTAAAGCATCAAAGCTTATGCGTAAAGAGGTGGAAGCACTTATCAGACAAAGAAGAAGTGATGTTTCAGAGTATGGTCCATCTTCGGCAAAGGATTTCGTGTCACACATGGTTTTGGCAAGAGATGATAATGGTCAACTCTTCAGTGATGGAGATATTGCTAGCCATTTAGTAGGTTTGGTGCAAGCCGGCTATACAACTATTCATAGCACTATCACAATTATCATGAAGTATCTTTCTGAGCTTCCTGACATATATACTTCTGTCTTAAAAGGTATGTTCAAGAACTAATTACTTAGTGCTTCAAATAGCCTGATCTGGATGTTCTATAATAACCAAACGATCAAAGGAAGAAACCTAATGTCAGCTAGAATGATGCTCAGTGGGAAGAATTATTGTCTTTGACCAGAAAGACAGTTGGATGAGTACCTAAATAGAGGAAATTACCTGACTAGCCAAGCATCCACAAATTTAGCGATCAGTTTGCTATGTTGTCTGATCATCCTGCAACACTGCTGTCGATAACAGAAAAAAGATAGAAAAAGGAAACTTaaatggaatttgacttggTTCTTGTTTATAATTGTTTAAATGGTAGATTCATGCTCTCTTTTGAACCATCAGTTTCATATTTGGGTGATTCCCTACAGTCAGGAGTTGTAACTAGAAGCACGAGGGTATTACTACTTTATTTCTGTCAGCACAACTGCTTCAGGTATAACTTGATTCGTTTCAAGCATTTATGGATGAGCAGATAATATATACTACTAATAGAATAGATATATActtcaaatatagttttctatcAGAACATTCTGCTTCAGATATAGCTTGATGATGTCAAGTATCAATGGATGAACGTAAGAGAGATAGTACTAATAGAATAGATACTTCAAACATTCCAGGGTTTGACTCAAATTTCTACCCTTTGCAgcatccattcccctttttccCACAGGTTGGTAACGTGATGCGATGACAAGAAGTTAGCTTTATGCATATTATTATTGAGGAAGTAGCaaatgaactttttttttttttttttgaattctgGATCTAGAACTAATCCAATTAGCATTCTCCATGTATATTGCATATACTCAATAAAGAACAAAAGGAGATCGCCATTATTAAGGAACAAAATGGTAGACTCAGTTGGGAGGATTTAAGGAAAATGAAGCATACTTGGGATGTAGCACTCGAAGTGTTGAGAATATATACACCAGGAACTGGAAGTTTTCGAGAGGCTATCACTGATTTTGTATTTGATGGATATACCATCCCGAGAGGCTCAAAGGTAAAACTCAATATTCGTCTCTCCTAATTCTTGATCTTAGTTCTTGGTTACAAAACGTTATATCAAAATGAGTGTGCTTTGCTTACAGATCCACTGGATTTTTGATGTAACACACAAAAACCCCGAGTACTTCCATGATCCTGAAAAGTTCGATCCATCACGGTTTCAAGGTGATGGCATGGCTCCATTTACATTTGTACCATTTGGAGGCGGAGCTCGTATGTGTCCTGGAAATGAGTATGCACGGGTATCAATACTCATTTTTCTGCATAATGTTGTGACTCACTTCAGATGGAAAAAGCTAATTCCTGATGAGGAAGTTTTGCATTATCCAGTTCCAAGGCCAGCTCAGGGACTTCCCATTCGCCTCTATCCTCACCAACCTTAGGCTGTTCTACTTCGTTTTCTTATAAAGTTTGCATGGATTGCCGTCTTTAACTT
It contains:
- the LOC113750670 gene encoding dammarenediol 12-hydroxylase-like; translated protein: MGLSYSLLFLLFLVPFAYLCFPKLWLRKKLAIANSNSSCQNQRLPPGRTGWPLLGESLEYFTKIRQGVPYQFVKDRMNKYSSKVFRTSLIGQPMVILCSAEGNKFLFSNERKLVQVWWPSTMDKIFPKSDHRPSSEHSNRLRKLLPFILKTDVLREYVGIMDAVMKKHLQTEWNCEEVNVGEKAKKYLLTLACNIFLGLDDPEKIDELAKGTEDVGTGIHSMPFNLPGTALNRAIKASKLMRKEVEALIRQRRSDVSEYGPSSAKDFVSHMVLPFSRFGASRLYNYS
- the LOC113748702 gene encoding dammarenediol 12-hydroxylase-like encodes the protein MKYLSELPDIYTSVLKEQKEIAIIKEQNGRLSWEDLRKMKHTWDVALEVLRIYTPGTGSFREAITDFVFDGYTIPRGSKIHWIFDVTHKNPEYFHDPEKFDPSRFQGDGMAPFTFVPFGGGARMCPGNEYARVSILIFLHNVVTHFRWKKLIPDEEVLHYPVPRPAQGLPIRLYPHQP